The following nucleotide sequence is from Synechococcus sp. CBW1004.
GCCGCATTGGGCCATGGATGGGCTCGGGCTCAGTGGGACGGCGAGGCGCCGTGGACGTCGCTGTGCTCGGCACAGGGCATCCACTGGTTGCCCATCCTGTGGGCGCCTGTGCAGTTGAAGTGAAGCCTGGCGGCCTTCTCCGCTTCGGCCTGTGTGGCATAGAGAGCGGGCACAGCACCGGCCCCGGTGGCGGGAGCGGCGAGAGCGGAGGCGGAGAGCAGCAGGTTGACGCCGGAGACAGCCGCCGTCCGGGGGATCCACGGACGGAAAGGGAGCGACATGGGACGGAGGGCAGGCGCCGGGGATCGGGCGGGCGTTGACCCTACCTAAGGCCTCCACAACAGCGCGAGCAGTGGAGGGTCGATGTCCGGACGACCGCACCCATCACCCCTCTCTACAGTGGCCGGGCTTCCCTTGGTTGGAGGGTTCAGTCCATGGCCCGGCAGGGATCGCTGTCACCGATGCCCGCCCCCAGCCTGCGCATCGGTGAGGTGGCCAGGCGCACCGGCCTGTCGGTGAAGACGATTCGCTTCTACTGCGATGCGGGACTGCTCGAGCCCAGGGAACGCTCGGAGGCTGGTTACCGCCTGTTCGATCAGGAGAATCTCGCTGAGCTCGCGATC
It contains:
- a CDS encoding DUF3721 domain-containing protein, which produces MSLPFRPWIPRTAAVSGVNLLLSASALAAPATGAGAVPALYATQAEAEKAARLHFNCTGAHRMGNQWMPCAEHSDVHGASPSH